One genomic segment of Chitinibacter sp. FCG-7 includes these proteins:
- a CDS encoding NAD(P)/FAD-dependent oxidoreductase, whose protein sequence is MSKPLHRIVIVGGGAGGLELATKLGRELGGKKKANIILVDGSPTHIWKPLLHEVATGALNTGEDEVNYFGHAYRNGYQFEFGWMQGVDRERKTITLAAVRDAQGDILTGEREICYDTLVLALGAIANDFGTPGAQEHCMFLNTPSDAERLRRRILDLSFAVGASGHGASKLTIGIVGGGATGVELAAEIDHTIREMHNYGANLSPAQLEITIIEGAPRILSGAPESLSHYATEALAQRGIMVACNARVAAVSDSGFTLADGQQLKAMIRVWAAGVKAADWLSGLGLATNRNNQIEVTTCLQTQTDPNVFAIGDCAAASDGEGGPQLAATAQVAHQQASWLADALIRKLNGREITPFVFKPQGMMVSLGKHTAVGSLAAIVGPQRNYYVEGRGAKLIYASLYRLHQAAVHGWVLAGLLWIGDKLRRVARPTLKLH, encoded by the coding sequence ATGAGCAAACCATTACACAGAATTGTGATTGTCGGCGGTGGCGCAGGCGGTCTTGAACTGGCCACCAAACTTGGCCGTGAACTCGGTGGCAAGAAAAAGGCCAACATCATTCTGGTCGATGGCTCACCGACGCATATCTGGAAACCGCTGCTGCACGAAGTGGCCACCGGCGCGCTCAATACCGGCGAAGACGAAGTCAATTACTTTGGCCATGCTTACCGTAATGGCTATCAGTTTGAATTTGGCTGGATGCAAGGCGTTGATCGCGAGCGCAAAACCATCACGCTGGCCGCAGTGCGCGATGCGCAGGGCGATATCCTCACCGGCGAGCGCGAAATCTGCTACGACACACTGGTACTGGCATTGGGCGCGATCGCCAACGACTTTGGCACGCCAGGCGCGCAGGAACACTGCATGTTCCTGAATACGCCCAGCGATGCCGAGCGCTTGCGGCGCCGGATTCTGGATTTGTCATTTGCCGTCGGCGCCAGCGGCCACGGTGCAAGCAAGCTGACCATCGGCATTGTCGGCGGCGGCGCCACCGGTGTCGAGCTGGCCGCCGAAATCGACCACACCATCCGCGAGATGCATAACTACGGCGCCAATCTAAGCCCGGCGCAGCTGGAAATCACCATTATTGAAGGCGCGCCACGCATTCTGTCCGGCGCGCCCGAATCACTATCACACTACGCCACCGAAGCGCTGGCGCAGCGCGGCATTATGGTCGCGTGCAATGCGCGCGTGGCCGCAGTCTCAGACAGCGGCTTTACGCTGGCCGACGGCCAGCAGCTCAAGGCGATGATCCGCGTCTGGGCCGCTGGCGTTAAAGCAGCAGACTGGTTATCCGGCCTGGGTCTGGCGACCAATCGCAATAATCAAATCGAAGTGACCACCTGCCTGCAAACGCAGACCGACCCGAATGTGTTTGCCATTGGCGACTGCGCCGCGGCCAGCGACGGCGAAGGCGGCCCGCAGCTGGCGGCCACCGCGCAGGTTGCCCACCAGCAAGCCAGCTGGCTGGCTGACGCGCTGATCAGAAAGCTCAATGGCCGCGAGATCACGCCTTTTGTCTTCAAGCCACAAGGCATGATGGTCTCATTGGGCAAGCACACCGCCGTTGGCAGCCTGGCCGCGATTGTCGGCCCGCAGCGCAATTATTATGTCGAAGGCCGCGGTGCAAAGCTGATTTATGCCTCGCTCTACCGCCTGCATCAGGCCGCCGTCCACGGCTGGGTGCTCGCAGGGCTGTTGTGGATAGGCGACAAGCTGCGCCGGGTTGCCCGCCCAACGCTGAAACTGCACTAA
- the hemA gene encoding glutamyl-tRNA reductase, giving the protein MNLVVLGLNYQTAPVAVRERLAFNPDEMNVALAELVSLKGVFEAAIVSTCNRTELYCHARDLDAVKYWLAENRHQDLQSITPHLYIHQGTEAARHAYRVACGLDSMVVGETQILGQLKDAERTAREAGTLGTLLNGVFQRAFSTAKEVRTRTRIGAASVSMAAASVRLAERIFPTIAECKVLFIGAGEMIALCATHFAAQSPCKMVVANRTLERGQELASELGGEAILLSDLPERIHEFDVVVTSTAAPLPIVGKGMIERALKQRRRRPMFIVDLAVPRDVESEVGELADAYLYTVDDLAQVVQEGMASRSMEVNSAETMISEKVKEFDSWLASRAVVPTIRDLRDHADRIARSEVQRAQKKLANGQDPQLVLEQLAQQISNKFLHAPLAALNGAPADEQEALVNLVRRLYRLQDID; this is encoded by the coding sequence ATGAATCTCGTCGTTTTAGGGCTTAACTACCAGACTGCGCCTGTCGCAGTACGGGAGCGGCTTGCCTTTAATCCGGACGAGATGAACGTCGCGCTGGCCGAGCTGGTGAGTCTGAAAGGCGTGTTTGAAGCCGCGATTGTCTCTACCTGTAATCGCACCGAGCTGTACTGTCACGCCCGCGATTTGGATGCAGTGAAGTATTGGCTGGCAGAAAATCGCCATCAAGACCTACAGAGCATTACCCCCCACCTGTATATTCATCAAGGCACCGAAGCTGCGCGGCATGCGTATCGCGTCGCCTGTGGACTCGATTCAATGGTGGTGGGCGAAACGCAGATTCTGGGCCAGCTTAAAGACGCCGAGCGCACCGCGCGTGAAGCGGGCACGCTGGGCACGCTACTCAATGGTGTTTTCCAGCGTGCTTTTTCCACCGCCAAGGAAGTCAGAACCCGCACGCGCATCGGTGCGGCCTCCGTCTCGATGGCAGCAGCGTCAGTTCGGCTAGCCGAACGGATTTTCCCGACCATTGCCGAGTGCAAAGTGTTATTTATCGGTGCGGGCGAAATGATCGCGCTCTGCGCCACGCATTTTGCCGCCCAGTCCCCCTGTAAGATGGTAGTTGCCAACCGCACGCTGGAACGCGGCCAGGAATTGGCCAGCGAGCTGGGGGGCGAGGCGATTTTGCTCAGCGATTTACCCGAGCGCATTCACGAATTCGACGTGGTGGTGACATCGACCGCAGCACCGCTGCCTATCGTCGGCAAAGGCATGATCGAGCGCGCACTCAAGCAGCGCCGCCGTCGGCCGATGTTTATCGTCGATCTGGCGGTGCCGCGTGATGTGGAAAGCGAAGTGGGCGAATTGGCCGACGCCTATTTGTACACGGTCGATGATCTGGCGCAGGTGGTACAGGAAGGCATGGCCTCGCGCAGCATGGAAGTGAACAGCGCCGAAACAATGATCAGCGAAAAGGTCAAAGAATTTGACAGCTGGTTAGCCAGCCGCGCCGTGGTGCCCACCATCCGCGATTTGCGTGATCATGCCGACCGCATCGCCCGCAGCGAAGTACAGCGGGCGCAGAAAAAGCTCGCCAATGGCCAGGACCCGCAACTGGTACTGGAGCAGCTGGCGCAGCAGATCAGCAATAAATTCCTGCACGCCCCGCTGGCCGCGCTCAATGGCGCCCCCGCCGACGAACAGGAGGCACTGGTCAATCTGGTGCGCCGCCTGTACCGCCTGCAGGATATTGATTAG
- the prfA gene encoding peptide chain release factor 1, with amino-acid sequence MKPSILAKLAQLADRLEEVGGLLASEEATRDMDQYRKLNREFSELTPVVELWHEFNRINADLADAQEMLADPEMAEMAAEEIKDGKARLEQLDLDLQKALLPKDPNDERNIFLEIRAGTGGDESALFAADLFRMYSRYAERNRWQVEIMSANESDLGGYKEIIARIVGLGAYSKLKFESGGHRVQRVPATETQGRIHTSACTVAVMPEADELEEVNINPADLRIDTFRASGAGGQHINKTDSAVRVVHIPTGIIVECQDDRSQHKNKARALAVLSARIKDAQLREIQSKEAAERKSLIGSGDRSERIRTYNFPQGRMTDHRINLTLYKLDYIMDGDLTELTQALINEHQTELLAQLGDA; translated from the coding sequence ATGAAACCATCAATCCTCGCCAAACTGGCGCAATTGGCCGACCGGCTCGAAGAAGTGGGTGGCCTTTTGGCTTCCGAAGAAGCCACCCGCGATATGGATCAATATCGCAAACTGAACCGCGAATTTAGCGAGCTGACGCCGGTGGTCGAGCTATGGCACGAATTTAACCGCATTAACGCTGATCTGGCTGATGCGCAAGAGATGCTGGCCGACCCGGAAATGGCTGAAATGGCGGCCGAAGAAATCAAAGACGGCAAGGCCAGACTAGAGCAACTTGACCTCGATCTGCAAAAAGCCTTGCTGCCGAAAGACCCGAACGACGAGCGCAATATTTTTCTGGAGATCCGCGCTGGCACGGGTGGCGACGAATCGGCGCTGTTTGCCGCCGACCTATTCCGCATGTATAGCCGCTATGCCGAGCGCAACCGCTGGCAGGTGGAAATCATGTCGGCCAATGAATCCGATCTGGGCGGCTACAAGGAAATCATCGCGCGCATCGTCGGCCTTGGCGCGTATTCCAAGCTCAAATTTGAGTCCGGCGGCCACCGTGTACAGCGCGTACCGGCGACCGAAACACAAGGCCGGATTCACACCTCGGCGTGTACCGTGGCGGTGATGCCGGAAGCGGATGAACTGGAAGAGGTGAATATCAACCCGGCCGATTTGCGCATTGATACTTTCCGCGCCAGCGGCGCGGGTGGTCAGCACATTAATAAAACCGATTCGGCCGTACGCGTGGTGCATATCCCGACCGGCATTATCGTCGAGTGTCAGGACGATCGCTCACAGCACAAAAACAAGGCGCGCGCGCTGGCCGTACTGTCGGCACGGATTAAAGATGCGCAACTGCGCGAGATCCAAAGCAAGGAAGCGGCCGAACGTAAATCACTGATCGGCTCGGGTGATCGCTCCGAGCGCATCCGCACCTACAATTTCCCGCAAGGGCGAATGACCGATCACCGGATTAATCTGACGCTGTATAAACTCGACTACATCATGGACGGCGATTTGACTGAGCTGACACAAGCCTTGATCAATGAGCATCAAACCGAGCTACTGGCGCAATTGGGCGACGCGTAA